The proteins below are encoded in one region of Candidatus Deferrimicrobiaceae bacterium:
- a CDS encoding tetratricopeptide repeat protein, producing MTRVAGLRAVTAVALTVGVASLLACSTPTVDMKREASARMQMGVTYLEQRNLPSAMRELTRAAELDPDNSEIAMTLGLAYQQRGDIEKSEEYLRRAIRLDPDNAAAHNNLGNILSLQGKGDEAIREYEKAVSNILYPTPEFGYYNMGREYARRKELPKAELMYRRAIAMSPSFLDAYRGLAMVQFEQGQGKESIRTLERLVEVAPSHARGWIDLGSMYLRFDRKKEALEAFRNAMANTGDPALRSEASGYINMLEKGKR from the coding sequence GTGACGCGGGTCGCGGGATTGCGGGCGGTGACGGCGGTGGCGCTTACGGTGGGGGTCGCGTCGCTCCTCGCCTGCTCGACTCCGACTGTGGACATGAAGAGGGAAGCGTCCGCCCGGATGCAGATGGGGGTCACCTACCTCGAACAGCGCAACCTTCCTTCCGCGATGCGGGAGCTCACACGCGCCGCCGAACTCGACCCGGACAATTCCGAGATCGCGATGACCCTCGGTCTGGCCTACCAGCAACGGGGAGATATCGAAAAGTCGGAGGAGTACCTCAGGAGGGCGATCCGCTTGGATCCGGACAACGCCGCCGCCCACAACAACCTGGGGAATATCCTGAGCCTCCAGGGAAAGGGCGACGAGGCGATCCGGGAGTACGAAAAGGCCGTGTCGAACATCCTCTATCCCACCCCGGAGTTCGGGTATTACAACATGGGGAGGGAGTACGCACGCCGGAAGGAGCTGCCGAAGGCGGAGTTGATGTACCGGCGGGCGATCGCCATGTCCCCCTCGTTCTTGGACGCATACCGGGGGCTGGCGATGGTGCAGTTCGAGCAGGGGCAGGGAAAGGAGTCCATCCGGACCCTCGAGCGGCTGGTCGAGGTGGCGCCTTCCCATGCCCGCGGGTGGATCGACCTGGGCAGCATGTACCTGCGGTTCGACCGGAAAAAGGAGGCCCTCGAGGCGTTCCGGAACGCCATGGCGAACACGGGAGACCCCGCCTTGCGGTCGGAAGCCTCGGGGTACATCAACATGCTCGAGAAAGGGAAGAGGTAG
- the mtnP gene encoding S-methyl-5'-thioadenosine phosphorylase yields MSDILGVIGGSGLYEMEGMKNVRHVRVRTPFGDPSDALVVGEIGGRTLAFLPRHGRGHRIPPFQINFRANIYAMKKIGARWLLSLSAVGSMKERIRPGDIVVVDQFFDHTRFRPNTFFADGIVGHIPFADPVCPSLADLAYRSARKVVRRVHRGGTYLCMEGPAFSTRAESRIYRKWGVDVIGMTNMPEAKLAREAEICYATLALATDYDCWHESEEDVSIEAILAIIRRNVEHSKRIIREVAMRLPGEDECGCGETLRYAIITDRKKIPSATRKRLDLLLGKYL; encoded by the coding sequence ATGTCGGATATTCTTGGTGTTATCGGCGGTTCCGGCCTCTACGAGATGGAGGGGATGAAAAATGTCCGGCACGTCCGGGTCCGCACGCCCTTCGGTGACCCCTCCGATGCGCTGGTCGTCGGGGAGATCGGGGGAAGGACCCTCGCGTTTCTTCCGCGCCACGGGAGGGGGCACAGGATCCCGCCTTTCCAGATCAACTTCCGGGCCAACATCTATGCCATGAAGAAGATCGGGGCGAGGTGGCTGCTTTCCCTTTCCGCCGTGGGGAGCATGAAGGAGAGGATCCGGCCGGGGGATATCGTGGTGGTCGACCAGTTCTTCGACCATACCCGGTTTCGGCCCAACACCTTCTTCGCCGACGGCATCGTGGGGCACATCCCCTTCGCCGATCCCGTCTGCCCTTCCCTCGCGGATCTCGCCTACCGTTCCGCCCGAAAGGTCGTCCGGCGCGTCCATCGGGGCGGCACCTACCTCTGCATGGAGGGGCCGGCGTTCTCCACCCGTGCGGAGTCCCGGATCTACCGGAAGTGGGGGGTGGATGTCATCGGCATGACGAACATGCCCGAGGCGAAGCTCGCGAGGGAGGCGGAGATCTGCTACGCCACCCTGGCCCTCGCCACCGATTACGACTGCTGGCACGAGAGCGAGGAGGACGTGTCCATCGAGGCGATCCTGGCGATCATCCGGCGAAACGTCGAACACTCCAAGCGAATCATTCGAGAGGTGGCGATGCGCCTGCCCGGGGAGGACGAATGCGGATGCGGAGAGACGCTCCGGTACGCCATTATCACGGACCGGAAGAAGATTCCGTCGGCCACGAGAAAGCGACTCGACCTCCTGCTGGGGAAATACCTGTGA
- the recO gene encoding DNA repair protein RecO, which translates to MAGRRSFRSSRAFLVRSADLGETDRRLTFFTEAAGVVTVVAKAAHRSRRRFGGTLQKYFLLDVAWTEEGGRMPILTSASILESFWDIVSSWERVRHADYLLELVSAVFPQPGAKTKAFAFLLAGIRSLSAGESPQFVGRKAEAAFLASGGWGPDLSACRKCGRAESRSFRFVVSEGRLHCEACAGKGGILLSLGAVRTWRALQASSPSAVGRVRIPESILMELQAVIPKYLEWNLGKLLRSLGDDPAVKNP; encoded by the coding sequence ATGGCCGGCCGGCGTTCTTTTCGGTCCTCCCGGGCATTTCTCGTCCGCTCCGCTGACTTGGGGGAGACGGACAGGCGTCTCACCTTTTTTACGGAAGCCGCAGGGGTGGTGACCGTCGTCGCCAAGGCGGCCCACCGCAGCCGGAGACGATTCGGAGGGACCCTGCAGAAGTACTTCCTCCTCGACGTGGCCTGGACCGAGGAGGGGGGGAGGATGCCTATACTCACATCGGCGTCGATCCTCGAGTCGTTCTGGGACATCGTTTCCAGCTGGGAGAGGGTCCGGCACGCCGATTATCTGCTGGAGCTGGTTTCTGCGGTCTTCCCCCAACCCGGGGCCAAGACGAAAGCGTTCGCCTTTCTCCTTGCGGGGATTCGGTCTCTTTCGGCGGGAGAGTCCCCCCAATTCGTCGGGAGGAAGGCGGAGGCCGCCTTTCTCGCTTCGGGCGGGTGGGGACCGGACCTGTCGGCCTGCCGGAAGTGTGGCAGGGCGGAAAGCAGGTCTTTCCGTTTCGTCGTCTCGGAAGGAAGACTCCACTGCGAAGCCTGCGCGGGAAAAGGAGGCATCCTTCTCTCCCTCGGGGCGGTACGGACCTGGAGAGCGCTCCAGGCATCGTCTCCTTCCGCGGTCGGGCGTGTCCGGATTCCGGAATCTATTCTTATGGAATTACAGGCGGTTATACCGAAATACCTGGAGTGGAACTTGGGGAAGCTGCTCAGAAGCCTGGGGGACGATCCGGCCGTTAAAAACCCGTAA
- a CDS encoding glycine--tRNA ligase subunit alpha — MLFQDLVIALQRFWADKGCVIHQPYDIEVGAGTFNPATFLRALGPEPWNTAYVEPSRRPTDGRYGENPNRLQHYYQFQVIMKPCPYDYVEMYLDSLKAVGIDPGKHDIRLVEDDWESPTLGAWGLGWEIWLDGMEITQFTYFQQCGGIDLKPVSGEITYGIERIAMYLQNVENVFDLKWVGNVTYGDVHHRGEVEFSKYNFQVADIPLLFSLFQMYEKECLRLIEENLVLPAYDYCLKCSHAFNMLDARGAISVTERTSYIARVRNLARLCATGYLKSREEQGYPLMNRFPG; from the coding sequence TTGCTTTTCCAGGACCTTGTCATCGCCCTGCAACGTTTCTGGGCGGACAAAGGGTGTGTGATCCACCAGCCCTATGACATCGAGGTGGGGGCGGGGACCTTCAATCCGGCGACGTTTCTGCGCGCCCTGGGCCCCGAGCCGTGGAACACCGCCTATGTCGAGCCCTCCCGTCGGCCTACGGACGGGCGGTACGGGGAAAACCCGAACCGGCTTCAGCACTACTATCAGTTCCAGGTCATCATGAAGCCCTGCCCCTACGACTACGTCGAGATGTACCTCGACTCCCTCAAGGCGGTCGGCATCGACCCCGGGAAGCACGACATCCGCCTGGTGGAGGACGACTGGGAGTCCCCCACCCTCGGAGCCTGGGGCCTGGGCTGGGAAATCTGGCTGGACGGTATGGAGATCACCCAGTTCACCTATTTTCAGCAGTGCGGGGGGATCGACCTCAAGCCCGTCTCCGGCGAGATCACCTACGGGATCGAGCGCATCGCGATGTACCTGCAGAACGTGGAGAACGTGTTCGACCTGAAATGGGTGGGAAACGTGACGTACGGCGATGTGCACCACCGGGGGGAGGTCGAGTTCTCGAAGTACAATTTCCAGGTGGCCGACATCCCGCTGCTCTTTTCCCTGTTCCAGATGTACGAGAAGGAATGCCTCCGGCTGATCGAGGAAAACCTCGTTCTGCCTGCCTACGATTACTGCCTCAAGTGTTCCCACGCGTTCAACATGCTCGACGCGCGCGGGGCCATCTCCGTGACGGAGCGCACCTCCTATATCGCCCGGGTCCGCAACCTGGCCAGGCTTTGCGCGACCGGGTATCTCAAGTCCCGCGAGGAGCAGGGCTACCCCTTGATGAACAGGTTCCCGGGTTGA
- a CDS encoding RodZ domain-containing protein has translation MGVGEAWKKRREEMGKTLEDVSSELRISKKYLRGIEEGNFSRFQAKVFSTGFIRTYATFLSVDPEPLLSEYLELFERSSKEEPPFHGKPEWLERERKRGSRRTAYAIAAAAVLVIGIFLARYAKHTALRPPPVPEIRQTSQPPPAPVPASVENTALPSDNAAVGGGEAAEVPPVPEQKTPTVVGKTGPASAPSHHLSSLFLEASEPTWIMYSRDGSEPVDVMLYPGDRLSIQARGKIYLKIGNAGGVVGTLNGNLLPSFGEKGQVKEITLGE, from the coding sequence ATGGGAGTCGGGGAGGCCTGGAAAAAACGGCGCGAGGAGATGGGCAAGACGTTGGAGGATGTCTCCTCGGAACTCCGCATCAGCAAGAAATACCTGCGCGGCATCGAAGAGGGCAATTTTTCCCGGTTTCAGGCAAAGGTGTTCTCCACCGGCTTCATCCGCACCTACGCGACTTTCCTTTCGGTGGACCCCGAGCCCTTGCTTTCCGAGTACCTGGAGCTCTTCGAACGGAGTTCGAAAGAAGAACCGCCTTTTCACGGCAAGCCGGAGTGGCTGGAGCGCGAGCGTAAGCGGGGAAGCCGCCGGACGGCATACGCGATCGCCGCGGCCGCGGTGCTGGTCATCGGCATATTCCTTGCCCGGTATGCGAAGCACACCGCGCTGCGTCCTCCCCCCGTTCCCGAGATCCGGCAAACGTCCCAACCCCCTCCCGCTCCTGTCCCCGCTTCCGTCGAGAACACCGCACTGCCGTCCGACAACGCGGCGGTGGGGGGCGGGGAGGCGGCGGAAGTCCCTCCGGTCCCCGAGCAGAAAACGCCTACCGTCGTGGGAAAGACGGGGCCGGCGTCGGCCCCCTCCCACCATTTGTCGTCGCTGTTCCTGGAGGCGAGCGAACCGACCTGGATCATGTACAGCCGGGACGGGTCCGAGCCCGTCGACGTCATGCTGTATCCGGGGGACCGCCTGAGCATCCAGGCCCGGGGAAAGATCTACCTGAAGATCGGGAACGCCGGGGGCGTGGTCGGCACCCTGAACGGGAACCTTCTTCCGTCCTTCGGAGAAAAGGGACAGGTGAAGGAGATCACGCTGGGAGAATAA